A window of Adhaeribacter arboris genomic DNA:
CCGATAAACATAATCGTGCGGCCATCTACTTCGCCGAAGCCACCCACCATCGCTTTATCGTCGGAAACGCTGCGGTCGCCGTGCAATTCAATAAATTTAGTGGCAAGGCCTTCAATGTAATCGAGGGTATACGGGCGATCCGGATGGCGGGACATTTGTACTCGCTGCCAACGGGTTAAGTTCGCGTAGGTCTCTTTTTTTAAAGTTTTTATTTTATCTTCTAACGCTTTAACCGCCTCGGTTACATCTACCTGGCTTTCAGCCGCCAGTTTTTTCATCTCTTTTAATTTGCCTTCAAGCGCTGCGATAGGTTGTTCAAAATCTAGAAACATACATCCGGGATTAGTTCTACTACACAAAGTTAAGGGAATCTTAGAATTTATGTAAGCGTCCGGAAATTAATTGCCGGGCTATAAAAAGCTCCCTGTCTTTGAATTAGATAGCGTTTAGTTCTTAAATAAATTAAATTTTTTGTTGCCAGGTATTGCAGAATCAAATTTAACCCTATACATTTGCATCACTTTAAAGCGAAATGCCCCTGAATCTTTAAAGTAAACGGTCCGGTAGTTCAGTTGGTTAGAATGCCGCCCTGTCACGGCGGAGGTCGCGGGTTCGAGTCCCGTCCGGACCGCAAAAAAGCTCTTAGATTTATTTCTAAGAGCTTTTTTTGTTTACTTCGGAAATATTTAAAACGCCAATTTTTACGATGTTAAGGGTTCATGACAATAATACCCAATTGTGTTGACTCGTTTCCAGAAAGTATTCGAAAGAGAAGCAAACCTGCTAGATTTCCAAAATAGGCTTGTTCGAAACCTAGGTTCTGGCTATGCCCGTCAAATTTACTTTCCTCATCCTACTGGAAGGTTCTAATCGGCCGAAAAGAAGAACTTAAGCGAAGTAGTACCGGTGATTCCCTCCTGAAATCAACCAATAACCTTTTAAGATGGCTTTAGCTGTTATTTAAAAATGGTTAGATTTTTCCACCAGGCTGACTCAATAGAAAAGGTTCTGAGTACTTCAACGAAATTAGTTTAAACTACCATTATAACTTACTGATCCTCCTAAAAGAATTAGTCGAACAATTACTAACCGACCACTACTTATTCTATTTATTCTAAACCTACTTTCCGGACAATCCAATTTTAAAAATGTACCGGATTTCATCCGCAGCTGTTAGGGCAGATGATTTAGGCGATTGGGTAATAGTAGTTGATTTCTGCAGGAAGTTAATAATCCCATACCATTCCATCCAAAAGATTTAAAAAACCGTTTGACCAGGAACTGTTTTTCTTAAATATTCTGACGTTTTAGCTCCCCTACGGCAAAATTAACGGCGCGGGCGGTTAGCGCCATGTAGGTCAACGAAGGGTTTTGGCAAGCCGATGAAACCATACACGCACCGTCTGTCACGAATACATTTTTGGCTCCCCAAACCTGGTTGTTACCGTTTAAGATGGATGTTTTCGGGTCGCGGCCCATGCGGGCAGTGCCCATTTCGTGGATGCCCTGCCCCGGTGCTTGTTCGGAATCGTACGCTTCGATGTTGACAAAACCGGCTTTTTCCAGCATTTCGGCCCCGGTGGCCAGAATATCTTTCAGCATGGTGAGTTCATTGTTTTTGTATTCGCAATCAATCTCCAGTTCGGGGATGCCCCACTGGTCTTTTTTGGTTTTGCTTAAGGTAACCTGGTTTTTGTGGTAAGGCAAACATTCGCCCATACCATTCATCCAGATATCCCAAACGCCGGGCTCGGTCAGGGCATCCTTAAAGGCGGCGCCAATGGTTTCGGTACCCGGGTTGCCGGTACGCCGGGAGCCACCGGCCGCGAAAGCGTAGCCCCGTAAGAAATCCTTTTGTACATTAGCTCCCACATTCCGGAAGCGCGGAATATATACCCCAGTGGGCCGGCGGCCATAATAATATTTATCCTGCAACCCGGGGAATTCGCCGTTCACGTGGCCGCGGTAATTATGGTCCATCAGGTTGTGCCCGAGTTCGCCGCTATCATTCCCGAAGCCATTGGGAAAGCGCGCGGAAGTGGAATTTAAAAATAACAAGGTCGTGTTTAACGTACCGGCATTGACAAAAATGACTTTGGCAAAATATTCGGTTGCTTCCTGCGTATTGGTATCTATCACCCGTACCCCTTTGGCCTTTTGGGTAGACTCGTCATAAATGATAGAATGCACCACCGAGAACGGCCGGAGCGTCATATTCCCGGTCGCGGTGGCGGCCGGTAAAGTAGCCGAATTACTGCTAAAATAACCCGAGTACGGGCACCCCCGCGCGCACATGTTCCGGTACTGGCAGGGCCCGCGGTTGGTTAAGCCTTTCGACAAGTTAGCCGTTCGGGATATGATGAGTTGCCGGTCGGTATAATTGGTAGCGATACTTTCCTTCAGGTGATCCTCGACCGCATTCATCTCCATGGGCGGTAGAAACTCCCCGTCGGGCAGGTGGGGAATACCATCGCGGTTGCCGCTAATACCGACAAATTTTTCGACGTACGAGTACCAGGGTGCAATGTCTTTGTACCGGATGGGCCAGTCGACCGCAATGCCTTGCCTGGCGTTCGCTTCAAAGTCCAGGTCGCTCCAGCGTTGGGTCCACCGGGCCCACATCAGCGATTTGCCGCCTACTTGGTAGCCGCGTATCCAGTCGAATGGTTTTATTTGTTGGTAAGGGTGCTCGTTATCTTTTACAAAGAAATGCTGCGTGTATTCGTCGTAGGCATAACAGCGGCTGGCGATGGGGTTTTCGTTGGTTTGCTTTAGCGGCAAGGTGCCCCGGTGCGGCATTTCCCAGGGCGCTTTGGTGGCGGTGGGGTAATCTTTAATGTGCTCCACGTTGCGGCCCCGTTCCAGCACCAACGTTTTCAACCCTTTTTCGCAGAGTTCTTTCGCCGCCCAGCCGCCCGACATACCCGAGCCAATCACAATGGCATCGAAAGTATTAGCGGCCGCACCTTTGCTGTTACTATTTACCGTGTCGTTTAATTCTCTCTTTATCATCCTATTTCCATCCAAAAACCTGGTGCACGTAGGCGCGGCTTAATTTTAAATTTTCTTTGATTGGCCTAACGGGTGGTTTATCATAAGCAAGCTCAATGGCCGCCGTTCCGGTATAGTTTACTTCTTTCAAAGCTTTCGCAATGCCCGGAAAATCTAGCACGCCCTCACCGACTGCTTCCGTCCATACCCCAGCCGCCGTTTGGTCGCGCAGGTGCAGGTACACCATTTGCTTGCCGTATTCGCGCACAAACGCCACCGGGTCTAAGCCTGCCCGCACTACCCAGTTCAGATCTGGTCCCAGTTTTAATTCCGGTATTCTTTTAATCAAACCTTTCCACTCAAACTGGTCATATTGGAGCTCATTGATATGACTATGAATATTAGGTACTACCTGATGCGTTTCACAAATCTTCATAATTTCCTTTATCAATAAAGCTTCATTATCCAGATGTTCTTCCGATTTTTTGCCTTCCAAAAAGCCGGTGGTAATCCCAAACTCGGTGGCCCCCAGCTTTTGCATGTTGCCGCTAACCAGTTCCACATCTTCCCGTATTTTGGCGTGCTGGCTTTTGTCGAACATTTCGGCGTAATAAGATATACCGGTTACGGCTACCCCATGCTTTTGGCTGATGGCGCCAATGTTTTCTACCGCATCTTTCCGCCGCAGGTGTATTTCCATCATTTCGATGCCTTTTAAACCGGCATATTTATAATCGGCAAATATGGAATCCAGGATGGGCGTACAATCCCAATCGGGCGGAAACTGGCGGGCGTACTCCCATAAATGCGCGCTTAGCTTTACCTCTTTACCGGGCGCTCCGGCACTGGCACAACCCGGCAATACCTGGTTTAAAACCGCGGCACCCGCCAGACTGCCGGCTATTTTTAAAAAATCACGACGTGTTCTATTGTCCATGCCTTATTTTTTATCGGGCAGTGCAAATGCCACGTAACTATCTCCCGCAGGCGATTCCAATTTAGTACCGCCGCAGGCGATTACTACGTACTGCTTGCCATTTACTTCGTAGGTACTGGGCGTAGCAAAACCAGCCGCTGGCAGTTTGGTTTCCCAAAGCAGCTTCCCGGTTTTTTTATCGTAGGCGCGGAACTTCCCATCTTTGGTACCGGCAATAAACAGCAGTCCGCTGGCGGTAACTACCGGACCACCGTAACTTTCGGCGCCGGTTTGCGGAATACCCTTCGCTAGTAATTCGGGGTGCTCACCGTAGGTAACTTTCCAAACATACTCGCCGGTATTCAGGTTAATGGCGTTTAGGGTGCCCCAGGGCGGACGTACGGCCGGATAACCATTCTTATCAATAAACTTACTGTAGCCCGATATGGAATAGGTGGTTTTGGATTTGCCCGGTTCTTTAGCTAAACCGGGTTCTTTCGCCTCAATTTTTTCATCGTCGAATAAGAAGCCGACCAAGGCTTCTTTCTGTTTCTCGGTAAGTTTTGGGAAAGCCGGCATCATGCCTTTGCCGTGCGAAACAATATTTTTAACAAAGTTTTTATCACGACTGGTTTTAATATTCACCAAGGAGGGGAAACCGCTTTTGGGATTGCCTTTACGCTCGGCACCGTGGCAGGACGTACAGGTCATTCGGTAGAGGCTTTCGCCGGGGGTCATGCTTACCAGTTGCTCTTCGGTGGCAGATGGCCCAATCGAGATACGCCAAGGCATTTCGCTGCTGTTCACGTACATAATACCGTCCGGGTCCACCCCAGCGCCTCCCCATTCGGCACCACCGTCCAATCCGGGATAAATAATGGTTCCATTCTCACTCAACGGCGTAAAAATTCCTTCGGACCGGCTTTTGCGGAACAAGCCCAGCAGTTCCGGACGGTTTTCGGCCAGCGGGTTGATATCGGCCTCGGTAAAGGTTTGTCGGGCATACGGCGCGGGTTTTACCGGGAAGGGCTGGGTAGGCCAACTAGCTTCGCCCGGGATATCGGATTGCGGCACTTTTCTTTCTTCTATCGGGAACAAGGGCTTGCCGGTTTCCCGGTCAAATACAAAAACCAGCCCTTGCTTGGTTACCTGCGCTACCGCGTCGATTTTTTTACCATCGCGGGTTAGGGTAATTAAATTAGGTGGCGCGGGCGGGTCGCGGTCCAGGATATCGTGGTGCACCATTTGAAAATGCCATTTGCGCTTACCGGTTTTGGCATCCAGGGCTAGCAAACAGTTCGCAAACAAGTTGGTACCTTTGCGGTTAGCGCCATAAAAATCATACGCCGCCGAGCCGGTTGGTACATACAAAATGCCGCGTTCCCGATCCACGGACATGCCCGACCAGTTGTTTCCCCCACCCACTTCCAGGTTTTTATACGTATCGGGTGGCCAGGTATCGTAGCCGTATTCGCCGGGCAGAGGAATGGTATGGAAAACCCAAGCAATTTTACCCGTGACAATATCAAAAGCCTGAATAAACCCTAAGGCAGCATCGGTACCTTCGGATACCCGCAAAGGCATGACAATCAAATCTTCATAAACGGTACCTGGCGTATTGGAAATTACCATTTTATCGACGGCCGTTTTACCTAGACCGGCTTTTAAGCTTACCCGCCCCTGCTCCCCAAAAGAAGTTATGGGTTTACCATCCAGCGCATTGACGGCGTACAACCAGGGCCCGTTGGTATATAAAATCCGCTGATCGTCGCCTTTTTTCCAGTAACTGAGTCCGCGGCTGGTGCTAAACTGGTCGGTACCTTCGCTTTGCACCCGCCATATTTCTTTACCGGTGGCGGCGTTCAGGGCGAAAGGTTCGGTGGTAGCCGTCATGCCGTACAAGATGTTATCCACGATTATCGGGTTACACTGGATTTGGCCCGAATCCAGCGTGCGGTACTGCCACGCCACCTGCAACTGTTTTACGTTGGCCGGATTGATCTGCTCCAGTGTGGAGTAATGGTTACGCTCGGGTCCTCCCAAATATTCAGCCCATTGCTTGGAACCAAAGGCAGGTTTATCGTTATTACAGGCAATCGCCAGCATGCTTAATGTCATAATCCCGAGGATGTATATTTTTCTCATTTGTGAGTGGATATCTTGGATTAGATTTTAGGTGAAAATTTTAAAAATTGACCAGGACATGTACCTGCCGCGGTTGATAAATATTTTAGGCAATGGTTCGTTTATTACCGCAGTGGGGGATTTTGAAACCTGTCAGTTAAGTTTAACACCGAAGTTTAATAGCACAATTGTTGAAGTTTGTTCGTCAGCCCTAATTGTTGCAATACCTTGTTAGCGACTAACATACTGTTCGTTCGAAGATGTGTCATACTATTTAGTTCCCACCAATTTTTGATACCACTTGATGTTTTTTTGCCTATTAATTTCTTTTTCACCCTGCTGAATTTTTGATTGAAGGCCAGAAATTAATTTTGAGTTCTTTAAATTCATTTTGTTCGCAGAGAGCAACTTTTTCTTTGTTTTTTCAAGTTCCTGAACAGCATCTTCTAAACTGCTTCCAAGTATTTCTATTTCTTCTGATTGCTCCTGTGTTCTTTGTTCAAGTTGCAGTAGCTTTTTATTTTTTTCATCAAGCCGATTATGCAAATCTCTATTCTCATTTATCAGTTCTGCATATTGCTTATTTAATACTCTTGTTCTGTCTAGTAGTCCGGCAAGAAGTTGTTCGTTAATTGTTGTTTGGTTATTTGCCGTATTTGCAATTTGAACAACCCTGTTGTCAATAATAATGTCTGACTGCCTCAAAAAATTTTTAAAAATTAGTCCATTAAAAGAGGTGCATCTGCTAAGGGCGACATAGCATTGCCCATGAGCAAACATTCCAGTTCCAGAGTCAATAATAACTTGGTCAAATGTCAAACCTTGACTTTTGTGAATTGTGATTGCCCACGCGAGTTTTAACGGGTATTGAGTAAAAGTCCCAACAATTTCTGATTCTATTTCTTCTGCTTCATTAATCCACTTGTATTCAATCTTTTCCCAACGAACCCTTTCTACCGAATACTCTATTTCTATATCCTCATGTTTGATTTTGACTTTTACTGTTTCATTCTTAAGCTCAGTTACTTTTCCGATTGTTCCGTTTACCCATCTACAGCCTTGGTCGTTTTTAACGAATATTACTTGTGAATCAACTTTCAATCTAAGGTTTTGAAGCGTCGGTAATTTGTCTTCAAATCGTCCTTCAATCCTCCCAACATAATTGAACTCTGGTGTCGGTAAGTTTTGTAAATAACTTGCGTTTAGATTGTCTGCAATGGCATTAGTCGTGCATAGAATTATAAAATACTCGTTTTGAGCTGGCTCATAATTTTGATTTACTTTGTTATTAAGAGAAATAAAATCATTATTGGTTGCTTTACCGTTCCGGATTCTATCAAGCAAACCAATGAAGTTAGGGTCAGATTGGCGATAAACTCTAATTAGCTCAATGTTAGAAAATTGCATCTGCTGAAAAACTCTTGCACTAAAGAAGAATGGACTTGCGTAAAACCTTGAAATAATTGGCAAGTCATCTCTAGTTACCACTGGTTCTAATTGGAACAAGTCACCAATGAAAATTATTTGCTTACCCCCAAAAGGTAGATTGGCGTTTCCTCCATTTTTTCGTAGTGAATTGTCGATCGCATCGATCAAATCAGGACGAACCATTGAAATTTCATCAATGATAATTACATCAAGTTTCTTGATGATTTTTCTTTTGGGATGCTCGTCCTCTTCAAGATTCCCATTTACATCGTATTTAGCTTGATGAAAGTATGAAATCCCTTTGTCATTCGGTTGCAATGGTCGTGGCGGTAGGCCGAAAAAAGAATGTATGGTTTGTCCACCAACATTTAATGCAGCAAGCCCGGTTGGTGCAAGAATTAAATACTTCTTGTGAGTATTTTGACAGTAATGTCTTAGAAAAGTTGATTTACCTGTTCCTGCTTTACCTGTTATGTATAGAGGTCTGCTAGTAAACTCCGCAAGGTTAAATGCATTGAGAACTTCTTGGTTGTTCGGGAATATGTCCTCTGGAAATGGCATTTGTCTATTCGATTTTTTGCAGTTAGTTACAAATTAGCGCTATAACCCATAGTTGCCGCTAACTCTTAAGTATATGAAACTTCCGTCGTACTTTTAATGCTTGCTTATAAATTATTTGCATTCTAGCCTGTGATTAAATATTCATTTTTCAAAAGTAATGCTATACAAAATTTACTTGGTGTCATTTTGTATAGCATTACCCTCTTTTATTAGTTAATAACTTGAATTTTGTGTTAATGCCGGATTGGCAGTTAAAGCGTTAAATGGAATTGGGAAAAACTTGCGGAAAGGCTCCGAAGCGGGCTTTTCCCACCACTCATCGTTAAAATGACCAAAACGGATTAGGTCTTCCCGGCGGAGCATCTCGTAGGCAAACTCCCGACCGCGCTCGTTCAGCAGTTCGTCGAGCGTTAATTGACTGGTGGTATACCGGGCATTCCGGTCGTTTTTCTTAAAGCTGCGGGCTCTTACCTGGTTAATAAGGTTAACTGCTTCGGAAGTGGCGGCACCGTCATTTAAGCGCATCAGGCATTCGGCTTTCATGAATAGAATGTCGGATAAGCGGAACACCACCAAATCATTATTCATATTAGCCAACGGGCTATTTTCTACCTCGTATTTTATGTTTACCACCCCATCAGTCCAGCCGCCTTCAAAGTTTTCCAGCGCTTCAATTGATGGATTTAACACGAGTTGTTCTTCCCCATCTAGTACCGGCTGTTCGTCCCCATTCTCATCTATATACGTTTGTGGCCCGTATAGCCACTGTTTCTTACGAAGATCATTATCGGCAAACAAGTCAAAAAACGATTCCTGGGTAACGGTTTTGTACCAAGCGTCTTCTAGGCCATATTTAACTGGGGCCAAACTCCAATGCAATTGCTGCTGCGCCGCGTTAAACTGCGGAGCGCGGTTGGCGTCAAACGGAACCACAAAAATGTTTTCCTGGCTGTCTTCGTTATGGGCTAAGAAGGGGGTGTTCCAGGCCGCATCCAGCGTGTATTCACCGGAGTTGATAATCGCGTTACATTGGTCCAGGGCATCTTGCCAGTGCGCCGTACCGGTAATGGCTTCGGCATTTAGATATAATTTAGCTAACAAGGCCCGAGCGGCGTTTTTGGTAAAATGGCCGTACCAGCCGGTTTCGCCTTTATCGCTTAACAACGGAATATTATCTTTTATTTCTTTTTCCAGCCAGGTAAAAACTTCGGCTGCCGGGCGGGTAGGTGGATTGGGATCACCCACGTGCTCCACAATTGGAATGTTGCCAAAATTACTTAAGGCCCAATAATAGTGTAAGGCTCGCACCAGCTTCACTTCGGCAATCATTTTTTCTTTGCTGATCGGGAGATCCATCTTGCTTAAATCTTTGTCCTGAATTGCGTCGATAAAATAATTGCTGTAGCCTATCGCCTGCCACATATCGTTCCATTCCAGTTCAATCCAGGGTTCGGCGGCGGTCCAGGTGTGGCGGTGAAAGCGGTTCCAGGCCCCGTTCTGATCGACGTAGCCCCCCGGACCGGCGCGACGGCCTCATCGGTAACAAACTCCTGCAAGGCAAAATGCACCTGGTAAATATGCGTTTGCATAAAAGCGTAGGGCATCACAAAACCAGCCATTACCTGGTCTTTGGTCTGAAAAAAATTCTCGGGAATGGCCGCACTATACACTTCTTCGTCGAGGTCTTTACACGCCCCGAAACTCAGTAAAGTGGCCAACACCACGATCAGCCCAACTTTTTTATTTTTTAAATTTTTCATCCTCTTCTTTATAAATATTTAAAAACTGCCGGTTATGCCAAAGGTATACGTGCGGGTAAACGGATAGTAGCTATAGTTGGCCTCCACCCCCGGACCGGTCGTAAACTCCTGTTCTCCGCTTAAATCAACATTCAAAGGCAATTCCGGGTCGGTGCCCGAATATTTGGTAAGGGTTAACAGGTTGGTGCCGGTAGCATAGAACCGGAGCGACTTGATAAAGCCATTTGCTTTTACTGGCAAGGAATATCCAATTGTCAGGTTATCCAGTTTCAGGTAGTCGCCTTTTTCCAGGTAGTAGTCCGAGAAATACATCTGGTCGTTTTTAACGCCCTTGTTAATGGCCGATTGAAACAAGTTATGGGTAGTGAAATTGCTGTAGTTTTCGTGGAAAATACGTTTCGCATTCAACGCTTTAAATCCAAAGGCTCCCCGGAATAAAATTGTCGCGTCGAAAGCACCGAACCGAAAGTTATTGGTTAAACCCAGGTTGTATTTCGGGATGCCGCTGCCTAAGTAAAAATAACTGTCGCCCGCATCTTCGGCGGTTACTGCATCGCCGGCCTGGTTGTAAAACAGCCATTTGCCATCGTCGTTAAAGCCGGCAAATTTACGACCGTAGAAAACGCCTATCGGCTGACCGGCCGCAATGCGCTGCGTGAAGCCCACGCCCACATCGGTTATGTTAAACGCCGTGCCTTTAAACTGATCGCTGGTAACTGATTTAATCTTGTTCTTGTTATAGGCGCCGGTAAAACTCACATTCCAGCTAAATTTATCGCGGTTAGCTACCTGGGCGTTCAAGGCTAACTCGAAACCCTGGTTCTCCATGGTGCCGGCGTTAGCGAAAATGTTCGGGTTAATTTGCGAAGGCAGCTGGGCGGTATAGTTGCCGATCAGGTTATTGATTCGACGATTGTAGAAATCTAAGGAACCGTTTAGCCAGCCATTTTTAAATAAAGCAAAGTCTAAACCCACGTTGACCTCATTTTTGGTTTCCCATCGTAATAAGGGGTTGGCGTTATAGGTAGAGCCATACGGAATTAACCACTGCCCATCAAAATAACCGCTTTGCCCGGCAAAGGCGCCTAAGGTACTGAGGGATTGGTAAGGGCCCAAGCTTTCCTGGTTACCGGTTACGCCATAACCCCCGCGTAATTTCAGGTTGGTAATAATGCCATTATCCGCCAGAAAGTTTTCTTTGCTCAGTACCCACCCGGCGGATACGGAGGGGAAATTACCCCATTTATTTTCCACGCCCAGCACCGAGGCTCCCTCGCGCCGGATGCTTAAATTTAACAGGTATTTTTCATCGAAATTATATAATACTCGGGCGAAGCCGGCTAACAAGGTACGCTCCCAGGCGTAGCTGTTCACGAACACCCCCGACCGGTTGAAGCCCGGCGTTAACTCATTCAAGGCACGGCCGGCGCCCAGGTTATAATAAAGAAAGGAATTGGTGATAAAGTTGTTGTTACCCGCGCCTAAACCTTCTTCAAATATATTTTGGTAAGAATAACCGCCCAGTACGTCCAAATTATGTTGGCCGAACTGTTTGTTGTAGGTTAACAGTCCCTCGAAAATGTTATTGGTGTTGGTGGTTTGCGAGCGCGAAGCCTGCCCGTTTAAACTGTTTTGCTGCTGAAAGAAATCCTGGTTACTGCTAAAGGAGCTGTTCAGGTAGGAATTTTTTATAATGGAATAGTTAACCGATGCTTTCAGCGCCGGCAAAATGCGGTAAGCCGCGGATACAGTGCCCAAGAGGCGGCTTTCTTTTGCCCCGTTGGTGTTATTGGCCATGTTAGCGACCGGGTTCCATTGCAACTGGTAAGGGGTATCGGGGTTTTCAAAATAGGTTCCGTCGGTATTCCGTACCGGGTACACCGGCAACATATTTAACGATTGCGCAATGGCCCCGTAATTGGCAAAAGTCCGGTTATCAAACGTATTGGTCAGGTTTAAGGCAAAATCCAGCTTATCATTCAGGGCTTTGGTATTTAAGCGCACCGTCCCATTTACCGATTCGCGATCGGTAACTTTATCCATGCCTTTAAAATCCCGGTAGTTTACGGAAGCGTAATAGTTGGTTTTTTCGTTGCCGCCGCTTACCGATACGTTGTGCACCTGGCTGACCGGGGTTCGGGTAACTTCTTTAAACCAATCAGTATTCGCGCCCCGGTCATCCACGGTTAATCCATTATCGGTGCCTAACTTACGGTACTGTTCGCCGGTGAGCATATCGTATTTCTTAGCCACCTGGTCGAAAGAAACGTTGCCGCTGTAGGTAACCGTGGGGGCGCCGGCTTTCCCTTTTTTAGTGGTAATAATAATAACGCCACCGGTGGCCCGGGAACCATAAATCGCGGCCGCCGAACCATCTTTTAAAACATCCACCGACGCAATATCGGAGGGCGCAATGGTTTGCAGGTCGCCCCCCGGCACCCCATCAATCACAATGAGCGGACCATTGTAGCCATACACCGTGGTGGCGCCCCGCAAGGAGAATTGGGCCCCGGCATTGGGGTCAGAGCCATTCGGGCGGGTTACGGTTAAACCAGCCACCTTCCCGGAAATAAGAGTGAGCGGGTCGGCAATTAAACCCGCGTTAAAATCTTCGGCTTTAACGGTAGCGATGGAACCGGTAACTGTTTCGCGCTTTTGCAAGCCGTACCCAATTACGACTACTTCGTTCAGGGCTTTGGCATCGCCGGTCAGGGTAATCCGGATCGTGGCGCTGCCATTAACCGCCACTTCCTGGGTAAGGAAACCGACGTAGGATACAACCAGTACGCCCTTGTTGCCCGGTACATTCACGGTGTATTTGCCATCCCCATCGCTTACAACCCCCTGGGTGGAACCTTTTACCAATAGGGTTACTCCCGGCAGGGCGTCCCCTTTCTCGTCGACCACAGTGCCGGTAATTACCGCCTCGTTTTGGGCCAGCACCTGGGTGCCCGCACCAAAAATTAAAAACATCACCAGTAGCCATTGCAGCCCCGAGTGACTTTGATTTGTAAAAATTCTCATAGGAACATATTTAAGTTAATTAGTAAGTAAGTTAATTAGTGAGCAATAACCATTTTACCGAATATCCTTCCAAGGGTACGGCTAATTCAGACATTGATTCTTTTTGGATTATTGGATACCCTTTACTAGTCAACACATTTTTTGCACTCGGCGGTATAGCGGGTAATGTTAACTGGTTTAGGTCGATATTCGCGGTAACGGGCGCCCCGTTCACATTCAACAACACGATAAAATGCTGACTGCCCGCGTACCGGTGTAAGGCCACCACGCTATTGGCGCCGGTTACATTTACCGGTTGCACCTGCGATTGCACCAACGCGGGATATTGTTTCCGGAGGCTGATTAACTGCTGATAATAATGAAATATACCTAGACTATCAAGCGATTGGATCGGTTTATCTGCCTGAAAAATGCTGCGACTGCTGTACGGATGGAAGGTACGGGCCACTTCTTGCCCGTTAAATAATAGGGGCATGCCGGGTAAGGCAAAAAGTAGCCCGGCCGCCATTTTGGTTTGCGCCTGGTTATGCGTATTAATAAACCGGGGCAAATCATTATTTTCCATAAACCGGAGCACCGGCTTATCCATAACCGTGTTTCGG
This region includes:
- a CDS encoding GMC oxidoreductase, whose translation is MIKRELNDTVNSNSKGAAANTFDAIVIGSGMSGGWAAKELCEKGLKTLVLERGRNVEHIKDYPTATKAPWEMPHRGTLPLKQTNENPIASRCYAYDEYTQHFFVKDNEHPYQQIKPFDWIRGYQVGGKSLMWARWTQRWSDLDFEANARQGIAVDWPIRYKDIAPWYSYVEKFVGISGNRDGIPHLPDGEFLPPMEMNAVEDHLKESIATNYTDRQLIISRTANLSKGLTNRGPCQYRNMCARGCPYSGYFSSNSATLPAATATGNMTLRPFSVVHSIIYDESTQKAKGVRVIDTNTQEATEYFAKVIFVNAGTLNTTLLFLNSTSARFPNGFGNDSGELGHNLMDHNYRGHVNGEFPGLQDKYYYGRRPTGVYIPRFRNVGANVQKDFLRGYAFAAGGSRRTGNPGTETIGAAFKDALTEPGVWDIWMNGMGECLPYHKNQVTLSKTKKDQWGIPELEIDCEYKNNELTMLKDILATGAEMLEKAGFVNIEAYDSEQAPGQGIHEMGTARMGRDPKTSILNGNNQVWGAKNVFVTDGACMVSSACQNPSLTYMALTARAVNFAVGELKRQNI
- a CDS encoding TIM barrel protein — encoded protein: MDNRTRRDFLKIAGSLAGAAVLNQVLPGCASAGAPGKEVKLSAHLWEYARQFPPDWDCTPILDSIFADYKYAGLKGIEMMEIHLRRKDAVENIGAISQKHGVAVTGISYYAEMFDKSQHAKIREDVELVSGNMQKLGATEFGITTGFLEGKKSEEHLDNEALLIKEIMKICETHQVVPNIHSHINELQYDQFEWKGLIKRIPELKLGPDLNWVVRAGLDPVAFVREYGKQMVYLHLRDQTAAGVWTEAVGEGVLDFPGIAKALKEVNYTGTAAIELAYDKPPVRPIKENLKLSRAYVHQVFGWK
- a CDS encoding outer membrane protein assembly factor BamB family protein; translated protein: MRKIYILGIMTLSMLAIACNNDKPAFGSKQWAEYLGGPERNHYSTLEQINPANVKQLQVAWQYRTLDSGQIQCNPIIVDNILYGMTATTEPFALNAATGKEIWRVQSEGTDQFSTSRGLSYWKKGDDQRILYTNGPWLYAVNALDGKPITSFGEQGRVSLKAGLGKTAVDKMVISNTPGTVYEDLIVMPLRVSEGTDAALGFIQAFDIVTGKIAWVFHTIPLPGEYGYDTWPPDTYKNLEVGGGNNWSGMSVDRERGILYVPTGSAAYDFYGANRKGTNLFANCLLALDAKTGKRKWHFQMVHHDILDRDPPAPPNLITLTRDGKKIDAVAQVTKQGLVFVFDRETGKPLFPIEERKVPQSDIPGEASWPTQPFPVKPAPYARQTFTEADINPLAENRPELLGLFRKSRSEGIFTPLSENGTIIYPGLDGGAEWGGAGVDPDGIMYVNSSEMPWRISIGPSATEEQLVSMTPGESLYRMTCTSCHGAERKGNPKSGFPSLVNIKTSRDKNFVKNIVSHGKGMMPAFPKLTEKQKEALVGFLFDDEKIEAKEPGLAKEPGKSKTTYSISGYSKFIDKNGYPAVRPPWGTLNAINLNTGEYVWKVTYGEHPELLAKGIPQTGAESYGGPVVTASGLLFIAGTKDGKFRAYDKKTGKLLWETKLPAAGFATPSTYEVNGKQYVVIACGGTKLESPAGDSYVAFALPDKK
- a CDS encoding ATP-dependent DNA helicase produces the protein MPFPEDIFPNNQEVLNAFNLAEFTSRPLYITGKAGTGKSTFLRHYCQNTHKKYLILAPTGLAALNVGGQTIHSFFGLPPRPLQPNDKGISYFHQAKYDVNGNLEEDEHPKRKIIKKLDVIIIDEISMVRPDLIDAIDNSLRKNGGNANLPFGGKQIIFIGDLFQLEPVVTRDDLPIISRFYASPFFFSARVFQQMQFSNIELIRVYRQSDPNFIGLLDRIRNGKATNNDFISLNNKVNQNYEPAQNEYFIILCTTNAIADNLNASYLQNLPTPEFNYVGRIEGRFEDKLPTLQNLRLKVDSQVIFVKNDQGCRWVNGTIGKVTELKNETVKVKIKHEDIEIEYSVERVRWEKIEYKWINEAEEIESEIVGTFTQYPLKLAWAITIHKSQGLTFDQVIIDSGTGMFAHGQCYVALSRCTSFNGLIFKNFLRQSDIIIDNRVVQIANTANNQTTINEQLLAGLLDRTRVLNKQYAELINENRDLHNRLDEKNKKLLQLEQRTQEQSEEIEILGSSLEDAVQELEKTKKKLLSANKMNLKNSKLISGLQSKIQQGEKEINRQKNIKWYQKLVGTK